One Rhodothermales bacterium DNA window includes the following coding sequences:
- a CDS encoding SMP-30/gluconolactonase/LRE family protein, whose translation MKPYCAFDSQDILGEGPVWDPEEQALYWIDIKERHLQKWTPGTGDYRVWALPEEIGSFALRTIDGAVLALQNGFYMLDFDSGDVIPVVDPEADKAGNRFNDGKCDRAGRFWAGTMDNAEKVINGALYRLDPDHSCRLMRPGAFISNGIGWSPDNRTMYYSDSSMQRIFAFDFDLAAGAISNERVFAVVDQGYPDGLTVDAEGYIWSAVWDGWRVTRYAPDGSIDLEVRMPVQRPTSCMFGGPDLDTLYITSASINLPDETRMVQPQAGGVFALQPGVRGMAETKFGG comes from the coding sequence ATGAAACCCTACTGTGCATTTGACTCGCAGGACATCCTCGGCGAAGGGCCCGTGTGGGACCCCGAGGAGCAGGCGCTGTACTGGATCGACATCAAGGAACGCCACCTCCAGAAGTGGACCCCCGGCACGGGCGACTACCGGGTGTGGGCGCTACCCGAAGAGATCGGCAGCTTTGCCCTCCGCACCATCGACGGGGCGGTGCTGGCGCTGCAGAACGGGTTTTATATGCTGGATTTTGACTCGGGTGATGTCATCCCCGTCGTCGATCCAGAGGCGGATAAGGCCGGCAACCGGTTTAACGATGGCAAGTGCGACCGCGCCGGCCGGTTCTGGGCCGGCACGATGGACAACGCTGAAAAAGTCATCAACGGCGCCCTGTACCGGCTCGACCCCGACCACTCCTGCCGGCTCATGCGCCCCGGCGCGTTTATCTCCAACGGCATCGGATGGAGCCCGGACAACCGGACCATGTATTATTCGGATTCGTCGATGCAACGCATCTTCGCGTTCGACTTCGACCTCGCCGCCGGCGCGATCTCCAACGAACGTGTTTTCGCCGTGGTCGACCAGGGCTACCCGGATGGGCTGACGGTCGACGCCGAGGGGTACATCTGGAGCGCCGTGTGGGACGGCTGGCGCGTCACGCGGTATGCGCCCGACGGCTCGATCGATCTGGAAGTCCGCATGCCCGTACAGCGCCCGACAAGCTGTATGTTCGGCGGTCCGGACCTCGACACGCTCTATATCACCTCGGCCAGCATCAACCTCCCCGATGAGACCCGCATGGTGCAGCCCCAGGCCGGCGGGGTGTTTGCCCTCCAGCCGGGGGTGAGGGGGATGGCGGAGACGAAGTTTGGGGGGTGA